A window of Rhodococcus sp. SGAir0479 contains these coding sequences:
- a CDS encoding MBL fold metallo-hydrolase, whose amino-acid sequence MTRPSAAPQTAPAHWTDTGAHEVASGVFRIPLPLPEGPPAINVYAVADGPDVVLIDSGWATDESVRLLERSLERIGYSADRISQFLITHWHTDHYSLAATVRRRHGTPISLGAGERETVERHFGTAEDADSPFGASALLHRAGASELIRDAQAALQGVSAVGVELPDRWLEGTRRIELRSRTLVAVPTPGHTNGHYSFWDPEAALLFAGDHVLPRITPWIGLEAGASRFPLADYLSSLLLVQTMPEAQLLPAHGPTTPSAAARARELIEHHRTRLELTLDAVAAQRVTALEVAHRLHWTRHRRRLADLPGPLQSLAVIETAAHLDVLVQRGAVDVTDIDGVAHYLR is encoded by the coding sequence ATGACCCGACCCTCGGCCGCACCGCAGACCGCCCCGGCGCACTGGACCGACACCGGCGCCCACGAGGTCGCGTCCGGCGTCTTCCGGATCCCCCTGCCGCTGCCGGAGGGGCCACCCGCGATCAACGTGTACGCGGTGGCCGACGGGCCGGACGTCGTGCTGATCGACTCCGGTTGGGCCACCGACGAATCCGTACGCCTGCTCGAGCGCAGCCTCGAACGGATCGGGTACTCGGCGGACCGGATCAGCCAGTTCCTCATCACGCACTGGCACACCGACCACTACTCGTTGGCCGCGACGGTCCGCCGCCGGCACGGCACCCCGATCAGCCTCGGCGCCGGCGAGCGCGAGACCGTCGAACGGCACTTCGGCACAGCGGAAGACGCCGACTCCCCGTTCGGCGCGAGCGCCCTGCTGCATCGCGCGGGCGCGAGCGAGCTGATCCGCGACGCGCAGGCGGCGCTGCAGGGCGTCTCGGCCGTCGGTGTCGAATTACCGGATCGCTGGCTCGAGGGAACTCGGCGCATCGAGCTGCGCAGCCGCACGCTCGTCGCCGTCCCCACCCCGGGCCACACCAATGGGCACTACTCGTTCTGGGATCCGGAGGCGGCGCTGCTCTTCGCGGGAGACCATGTGCTGCCGCGGATCACCCCGTGGATCGGCCTCGAGGCCGGAGCGAGCCGGTTTCCGTTGGCGGACTACCTGTCGTCACTCCTGCTGGTCCAGACGATGCCGGAGGCGCAGCTGCTTCCCGCGCACGGCCCCACGACGCCGAGCGCCGCCGCACGTGCCCGCGAACTGATCGAGCATCACCGCACCCGGCTCGAACTCACCCTCGACGCGGTTGCGGCGCAACGGGTCACGGCTCTCGAGGTGGCACACCGGTTGCACTGGACGCGCCACCGGCGGCGCCTCGCCGACCTTCCCGGACCGCTGCAGTCGTTGGCGGTGATCGAGACCGCGGCGCACCTCGACGTGCTGGTCCAACGGGGCGCGGTGGACGTCACCGACATCGACGGTGTGGCGCACTACCTCCGCTGA
- a CDS encoding MFS transporter has product MQESTYGPDRLTVGSPAAEGDDVDRGTLRKAITGSAMGNATEWFDYGVYATTATYLTQNFFPGHLGSLGTMLGFAISFVLRPLGGMIWGPLGDRLGRKAVLATTILLMSGATALIAAIPSYASIGIAAPILLIALRVVQGFSTGGEYGGAATFMAEYAPDDKRGRYGSFLEFGTLGGFAAGTAVVMLCELLISDENMASWGWRIPFLIALPLGLVGWYLRSKLDESPVFDEVDAQGDSQDSILGGLVDLLKNYWRPILILTGMVVALNVVNYTLLTYQPTYLESTLGLSTQSTTIIILIGELVMMACIPFFGRWSDTLGRKPMWWASLIGLLVLAIPMYWLMAQGFVWALLAFAVLGLLYLPQLATISATFPAMFPTQVRYAGFAIGYNVSTAVFGGTAPLVNDAVIRSTGWSLFPAIYMMGACIIGLVSVAFLRETAGVSLRGTSIPGEEADPEPARA; this is encoded by the coding sequence ATGCAGGAATCGACGTACGGTCCCGATCGCTTGACGGTGGGCAGTCCTGCCGCCGAGGGTGACGACGTGGACCGTGGAACGTTGCGCAAGGCCATCACCGGTTCGGCGATGGGCAACGCCACCGAGTGGTTCGACTACGGCGTCTACGCCACCACGGCCACCTACCTGACGCAGAACTTCTTCCCGGGGCACCTGGGTTCGCTCGGCACGATGCTGGGATTCGCGATCTCGTTCGTGCTGCGCCCGCTGGGCGGAATGATCTGGGGGCCGCTCGGCGACCGCCTCGGCCGCAAGGCCGTCCTCGCGACGACGATCCTGTTGATGTCGGGTGCGACGGCGCTCATCGCGGCGATCCCGTCGTACGCCTCGATCGGCATCGCGGCCCCGATCCTGCTCATCGCGCTGCGCGTGGTGCAGGGCTTCTCCACAGGCGGCGAGTACGGGGGCGCGGCCACCTTCATGGCCGAGTACGCCCCCGACGACAAGCGTGGCCGCTACGGCAGCTTCCTCGAGTTCGGCACCCTCGGCGGGTTCGCGGCCGGCACCGCCGTGGTGATGCTGTGCGAGCTGCTCATCTCCGACGAGAACATGGCGTCCTGGGGCTGGCGGATCCCGTTCCTCATCGCGTTGCCGCTCGGCCTCGTGGGCTGGTACCTGCGCAGCAAGCTCGACGAGTCGCCGGTCTTCGACGAGGTGGACGCGCAGGGCGACAGCCAGGATTCGATCCTCGGCGGACTGGTCGACCTGCTCAAGAACTACTGGCGCCCCATCCTGATCCTCACCGGCATGGTCGTCGCCCTCAACGTGGTCAACTACACGCTGCTCACGTACCAGCCGACGTACCTCGAATCGACGCTCGGCCTGAGCACGCAGTCGACCACGATCATCATCCTGATCGGCGAGCTGGTCATGATGGCGTGCATCCCGTTCTTCGGCCGCTGGTCCGACACCCTCGGACGCAAGCCCATGTGGTGGGCGTCGCTGATCGGCCTGCTGGTGCTGGCCATCCCCATGTACTGGCTGATGGCGCAGGGTTTCGTGTGGGCGCTGCTCGCGTTCGCCGTCCTGGGCCTGCTGTACCTGCCGCAGCTGGCGACCATCTCCGCGACGTTCCCGGCGATGTTCCCCACGCAAGTCCGCTACGCCGGATTCGCGATCGGCTACAACGTGTCCACCGCCGTCTTCGGTGGCACCGCCCCGCTGGTCAACGACGCGGTCATCCGCTCGACGGGGTGGAGCCTGTTCCCCGCGATCTACATGATGGGCGCCTGCATCATCGGGCTGGTCTCGGTGGCGTTCCTCCGCGAGACCGCGGGTGTGTCGCTGCGCGGCACGTCGATCCCCGGCGAGGAAGCCGATCCGGAGCCGGCCCGCGCGTGA
- a CDS encoding lysylphosphatidylglycerol synthase transmembrane domain-containing protein, which produces MTIAILVGIGFAVRSQWSEVRGTVHHLPWWSLIASTIFILLGMGAAVRAWQHTLGALGRPVPAFDAARCYLVGQLGKYLPGSVWAFVLQAELARRAGVSRAVAFVAVLVTVGLSTAAALVVGLAGLPALFRIGTTAAVAVLVLAPIALVCAYPPVLTRLVNVALGLLRRERLHRPLTLHKIGLAFGWSAASWTAYGVHLWLLASSLGGFGTDRLVASVGAIALAMCAGVLVFVVPSGLGVREAVIVAALTPVTDAGTALALALTSRLLFTLCEVLAGGAAALAGSPALRNALVHEQSRVPLPSEA; this is translated from the coding sequence GTGACGATTGCGATCCTCGTCGGGATCGGATTCGCGGTGCGCTCGCAGTGGTCCGAGGTGCGCGGCACCGTCCATCACCTGCCGTGGTGGTCGCTGATCGCGTCGACGATCTTCATCCTCCTCGGGATGGGCGCCGCGGTCCGGGCGTGGCAGCACACCCTCGGGGCGCTGGGACGTCCCGTCCCCGCGTTCGACGCCGCCCGCTGCTACCTGGTCGGTCAGCTCGGCAAGTACCTGCCGGGCAGCGTGTGGGCGTTCGTGCTGCAGGCCGAGCTGGCGCGGCGGGCCGGGGTCTCACGCGCGGTGGCGTTCGTCGCGGTGCTGGTGACGGTCGGGCTCAGCACCGCGGCCGCGCTGGTGGTGGGGCTGGCCGGGCTGCCGGCACTGTTCCGGATCGGGACGACCGCGGCCGTCGCGGTGCTCGTGCTGGCACCGATCGCGCTGGTGTGCGCCTACCCGCCGGTGCTGACCCGCCTGGTGAACGTCGCGCTCGGGCTGCTGCGGCGCGAACGCCTGCACCGGCCGCTCACGTTGCACAAGATCGGCCTCGCGTTCGGGTGGTCCGCGGCCAGCTGGACGGCCTACGGCGTACACCTGTGGCTGCTCGCCTCCAGCCTGGGCGGATTCGGCACCGACCGGCTGGTCGCGTCCGTCGGCGCGATCGCACTGGCGATGTGCGCGGGCGTCCTGGTGTTCGTGGTGCCGTCGGGTCTCGGGGTGCGGGAGGCGGTGATCGTCGCGGCGCTCACGCCGGTGACCGATGCGGGCACCGCGCTCGCGCTCGCGCTCACCTCCCGCCTGCTGTTCACCCTCTGCGAGGTGCTCGCGGGCGGCGCCGCGGCCCTCGCCGGCTCCCCGGCGCTGCGCAATGCCCTGGTGCACGAGCAGTCCCGGGTCCCGCTCCCCAGCGAGGCGTGA
- a CDS encoding DapH/DapD/GlmU-related protein — protein MFGKKCHIHRTAVLGDGVVLGDHVIVGPHAVLTGPLTVGDRCWIGAGVVLGAPPEILGAEHPTRWSDPAPHRGIVIGPGTTIRELSTVHHGSQRETTVGAGCFVMNRVAIEHDVRVGDRCVVSAGSTFAGHVTVGDDVTVGMHTVVHQHLVIGSGAVTGMGTVVVKDVPPYAKVFGNPVALRGVNRIGMGRSGIADADIDAVDRLFAPGAPETTVPSALAPAFERWRALARKPLDFPGPA, from the coding sequence ATGTTCGGGAAGAAGTGCCACATCCATCGGACCGCCGTGCTCGGCGACGGTGTCGTCCTCGGTGACCACGTGATCGTCGGCCCCCACGCGGTACTGACCGGTCCGCTCACCGTCGGCGACCGCTGCTGGATCGGTGCGGGCGTCGTGCTGGGCGCACCCCCGGAGATCCTCGGTGCCGAGCACCCCACGCGGTGGTCGGACCCGGCGCCGCACCGCGGCATCGTCATCGGTCCCGGCACCACGATTCGGGAACTTTCGACGGTGCACCACGGCAGCCAGCGCGAGACGACCGTGGGCGCCGGGTGTTTCGTCATGAACCGCGTCGCGATCGAGCACGACGTCCGGGTGGGCGACCGGTGCGTGGTCTCCGCGGGTTCGACGTTCGCCGGCCACGTGACCGTGGGCGACGACGTCACCGTGGGCATGCACACGGTCGTGCACCAGCACCTCGTCATCGGGTCGGGCGCGGTGACCGGGATGGGCACCGTCGTCGTCAAGGACGTCCCGCCGTACGCGAAGGTGTTCGGCAACCCGGTCGCGCTGCGCGGCGTCAACCGGATCGGGATGGGCCGCTCGGGAATCGCGGACGCCGACATCGACGCCGTCGACCGGCTGTTCGCACCGGGAGCGCCCGAGACGACCGTTCCGTCGGCGCTGGCACCGGCCTTCGAGCGATGGCGCGCGCTCGCCCGGAAGCCTCTCGACTTCCCGGGCCCGGCCTGA
- a CDS encoding pentapeptide repeat-containing protein: MAVASALGALAVGIAGQAAADPVAGAPPCSPVRLEGMLAGATASVAPNLELPLPCQDAVGVGYVGPAELQAGALGSAAAAGLGSLGLLAASSIDWNNIGPDNTGSFNLGWANTGSNNVGSANTGSGNVGSANTGSGNVGSANTGSGNLGSANTGSFTWGSLKTGIGSLAAGSLGIGTLS, encoded by the coding sequence TTGGCCGTCGCATCCGCACTGGGCGCGCTGGCCGTGGGGATCGCCGGCCAGGCCGCCGCCGATCCCGTCGCGGGGGCGCCCCCGTGCTCGCCGGTCCGGCTGGAGGGAATGTTGGCCGGGGCAACCGCGTCGGTGGCCCCGAACCTCGAGTTGCCGCTCCCGTGCCAGGACGCGGTGGGCGTGGGCTACGTCGGACCGGCGGAACTGCAGGCCGGCGCGCTCGGCTCGGCCGCCGCGGCCGGGCTCGGCAGTCTCGGTCTGCTCGCCGCGAGCAGCATCGACTGGAACAACATCGGTCCCGACAACACCGGTTCGTTCAACCTGGGGTGGGCCAACACGGGCTCGAACAACGTCGGCTCTGCCAATACCGGCTCCGGCAACGTCGGCTCCGCGAACACCGGCTCGGGCAACGTCGGCTCGGCCAACACCGGCTCCGGCAACCTCGGGTCCGCGAACACCGGATCCTTCACCTGGGGGTCGCTCAAGACCGGCATCGGGTCGCTCGCGGCGGGCTCGTTGGGGATCGGCACGCTGAGCTGA
- the rfbA gene encoding glucose-1-phosphate thymidylyltransferase RfbA, which translates to MRGIILAGGTGSRLHPITLGVSKQLVPVYDKPMIYYPLSTLMLAGIRDILIITTPGDAGQFRNLLGDGSRFGISLSYQVQDRPNGLAQAFVLGADHIRDDSVALVLGDNIFYGPGLGTTLTRFHDVKGGAVFGYWVSEPGAYGVIEFDDCGTAISLEEKPAVPRSNYAVPGLYFYDNDVVSIARDLTPSARGEYEITDVNRTYLEAGRLQVEVLPRGTAWLDTGTFDSLLDASNYVRTIEQRQGLKIGVPEEVAWRRGFISDDELRARAEPLVKSGYGTYLLGLLERGREW; encoded by the coding sequence ATGCGCGGAATCATTCTGGCTGGTGGCACGGGCAGCCGACTGCACCCGATCACGCTCGGTGTGAGCAAGCAGTTGGTGCCCGTCTACGACAAGCCGATGATCTACTACCCGCTGTCGACGCTGATGCTCGCCGGGATCCGCGACATCCTCATCATCACCACGCCGGGCGACGCCGGACAGTTCCGGAACCTGCTGGGCGACGGGTCCCGCTTCGGGATCTCGCTCAGCTACCAGGTGCAGGATCGACCGAACGGGCTCGCGCAGGCGTTCGTGCTGGGAGCCGACCACATCCGCGACGACTCGGTGGCTCTCGTCCTGGGCGACAACATCTTCTACGGTCCCGGCCTGGGCACCACCCTCACCCGCTTCCACGACGTCAAGGGCGGCGCGGTGTTCGGCTACTGGGTCTCCGAACCCGGGGCGTACGGCGTCATCGAGTTCGACGACTGCGGGACCGCGATCTCGCTCGAGGAGAAGCCCGCCGTGCCGCGCTCGAACTACGCCGTCCCGGGGCTGTACTTCTACGACAACGACGTCGTCTCGATCGCCCGGGACCTGACGCCGTCGGCGCGGGGCGAGTACGAGATCACCGACGTCAACCGCACGTATCTCGAGGCCGGACGGCTGCAGGTGGAGGTGCTGCCGCGCGGCACGGCCTGGCTCGACACCGGCACCTTCGACTCGCTGCTCGACGCGTCCAACTACGTGCGCACCATCGAGCAGCGGCAGGGACTCAAGATCGGCGTCCCGGAGGAGGTGGCGTGGCGGCGCGGCTTCATCTCCGACGACGAACTGCGGGCGCGGGCCGAGCCGCTGGTCAAGTCCGGCTACGGGACGTACCTGCTGGGGTTGCTCGAGCGCGGCAGAGAATGGTGA
- a CDS encoding DegT/DnrJ/EryC1/StrS family aminotransferase yields the protein MIAISSVEFGPDVEREVLDTLRSGKVAQGPKVERLEEEFAALVGVRHAVAVNSGTTALVAALQVQGLEPGAEVLTSPFTFVATLNAILDAGATARFADICETDFNLDPVVASARVTDRTRVLLPVHLYGETADMGALVPLAARHGLAVVEDAAQAHGATFDGRGAGSFGIGCFSFYATKNLTTAEGGMITTDDDEVADRLRILRNQGMRERYVYEMAGQNYRMTDLQASLALPQMASYPEQVAARRRNAKALRAGLEDVAGVTVPSEQPGREHVWHQFTLLLDEAAPIDRETLAARLVERGVGTGIYYPRPVYDYPCYREHPRVVVEDTPVASSVAARCLSIPVHARLSEADVDTVVDAVRGAMEARR from the coding sequence GTGATTGCGATATCGAGCGTCGAGTTCGGCCCGGACGTCGAACGCGAGGTCCTCGACACCCTGCGCTCCGGCAAGGTCGCGCAGGGGCCCAAGGTCGAGCGCCTCGAGGAGGAGTTCGCGGCGCTGGTGGGGGTCCGGCACGCGGTGGCGGTCAACAGCGGCACGACGGCGCTGGTGGCCGCGTTGCAGGTGCAGGGACTCGAGCCCGGCGCCGAGGTCCTGACCAGCCCGTTCACGTTCGTCGCCACGCTCAACGCGATCCTCGACGCCGGTGCGACCGCCCGTTTCGCCGACATCTGCGAGACCGACTTCAACCTCGATCCGGTCGTCGCCTCCGCTCGCGTCACCGACCGGACCCGGGTGCTGCTGCCGGTGCACCTGTACGGCGAGACGGCCGACATGGGGGCGCTCGTGCCGCTGGCCGCCCGGCACGGACTCGCGGTGGTCGAGGACGCCGCGCAGGCACACGGCGCGACGTTCGACGGCCGCGGCGCCGGCAGCTTCGGGATCGGCTGCTTCTCGTTCTACGCCACCAAGAACCTCACCACCGCCGAGGGCGGGATGATCACCACCGACGACGACGAGGTCGCCGACCGGCTTCGCATCCTGCGCAATCAGGGCATGCGCGAGCGGTACGTGTACGAGATGGCGGGACAGAACTATCGGATGACCGACCTGCAGGCCAGCCTCGCGCTGCCGCAGATGGCGTCGTACCCGGAACAGGTGGCGGCGCGGCGCCGGAACGCGAAGGCGCTGCGTGCCGGCCTCGAGGACGTCGCCGGGGTGACGGTGCCCAGCGAGCAACCCGGCCGCGAGCACGTGTGGCACCAGTTCACGTTGCTGCTGGACGAGGCGGCACCGATCGACCGCGAGACCCTGGCCGCCCGGCTGGTCGAACGCGGCGTCGGCACCGGCATCTACTACCCCCGGCCCGTCTACGACTATCCGTGCTATCGCGAGCATCCGCGGGTGGTGGTCGAGGACACTCCCGTTGCGTCGTCGGTGGCGGCGCGCTGCCTGAGCATCCCCGTCCACGCGCGTCTCTCCGAGGCGGACGTGGACACGGTCGTCGACGCGGTCCGCGGCGCGATGGAGGCGCGGCGGTGA
- the rfbB gene encoding dTDP-glucose 4,6-dehydratase produces MRLLVTGGAGFIGANFVHQTVAERPDVRVTVLDALTYAGNKASLDAVADRIDFVHGDVADAAVVDRLVADADAVVHFAAESHNDNSLADPWPFVRTNVVGTYTLLQAVREHDVRYHHISTDEVYGDLELGDPARFTESTAYNPSSPYSSTKASSDMLVRAWTRSFGIRATLSNCSNNYGPYQHVEKFIPRQITNLLGGVRPKLYGQGRNVRDWIHVDDHNRAVWTVLEKGRPGETYLIGADGEVDNRTVIAMLLEIFGRDADDFDFVPDRPGHDLRYAIDSTRLRTELGWQPQYRDFRSGLEATVQWYRDHPEWWRPAKAATEAGYARTGQ; encoded by the coding sequence ATGAGGCTGCTCGTCACCGGCGGCGCCGGGTTCATCGGCGCCAACTTCGTCCATCAGACCGTCGCGGAACGCCCGGACGTGCGGGTCACGGTCCTAGACGCGTTGACGTACGCCGGCAACAAGGCCTCGCTGGACGCGGTCGCCGACCGGATCGACTTCGTGCACGGCGACGTCGCCGACGCCGCGGTGGTGGACCGCCTGGTCGCCGACGCCGACGCGGTGGTGCACTTCGCGGCCGAGTCGCACAACGACAACTCGCTGGCCGACCCGTGGCCGTTCGTGCGCACCAACGTGGTGGGCACGTACACCCTGCTGCAGGCGGTGCGCGAGCACGACGTCCGCTATCACCACATCTCCACCGACGAGGTGTACGGCGACCTCGAACTGGGCGACCCCGCGCGGTTCACCGAGTCCACCGCCTACAACCCGTCCAGCCCGTACTCGTCGACCAAGGCGTCGAGCGACATGCTGGTGCGGGCGTGGACGCGCTCGTTCGGGATCCGGGCGACGCTGTCGAACTGCTCCAACAACTACGGCCCCTACCAGCACGTCGAGAAGTTCATTCCCCGGCAGATCACCAACCTGCTGGGCGGCGTCCGCCCCAAGCTGTACGGGCAGGGCCGCAACGTGCGGGACTGGATCCACGTCGACGACCACAACCGCGCCGTGTGGACGGTCCTGGAGAAGGGGCGGCCGGGGGAGACGTACCTCATCGGCGCGGACGGCGAGGTCGACAACCGGACGGTGATCGCGATGCTGCTCGAGATCTTCGGACGCGACGCCGACGACTTCGATTTCGTCCCCGACCGTCCCGGCCACGATCTGCGGTACGCGATCGATTCGACGCGGTTGCGCACCGAACTGGGCTGGCAGCCGCAGTACCGGGACTTCCGCAGCGGGCTCGAGGCGACCGTGCAGTGGTACCGCGACCACCCCGAGTGGTGGCGACCGGCGAAGGCCGCGACGGAGGCGGGATACGCGCGCACCGGGCAGTAA
- a CDS encoding Gfo/Idh/MocA family protein, protein MSVPRITLVGAGRMGSLHARVLTESRAVELVGIVEPDAAQGRTIADRCGVPWAPDFTDLADADAVVIAAATPAHYDLAVRVLDLGKPLLVEKPLAATYKETLDLVQRAEAADVPLMCGLLERFNPAVRSVREFAGPVCQVTGMRHSPFVSRIPTGVATDLLIHDLDLAIGFAGCEPVQTRAEFGYFHPASIENRAEDCADAVLRFETGAVASMSASRLSQRKIRQLSLLEPERLIEIDLLRRDITIYRHVDEEITADGAGYHQQTIIEIPTVRFGEEPLAAQLAHFVDLLGGTGDVAAERRSILPPHRAVHEATVSALSAVG, encoded by the coding sequence GTGAGCGTCCCGCGCATCACCCTGGTGGGCGCCGGCCGAATGGGCTCGTTGCACGCGCGGGTGCTCACCGAGTCGCGCGCGGTGGAGCTCGTCGGAATCGTGGAACCCGATGCGGCGCAGGGGCGGACGATCGCGGACCGCTGCGGGGTGCCCTGGGCGCCGGACTTCACCGACCTCGCCGACGCGGACGCCGTCGTGATCGCCGCGGCCACCCCCGCCCACTACGACCTCGCGGTCCGGGTCCTCGACCTCGGGAAGCCGCTGCTCGTCGAGAAGCCGCTCGCGGCGACGTACAAGGAGACACTGGACCTGGTCCAGCGCGCGGAGGCCGCCGACGTGCCGCTGATGTGTGGGCTGCTCGAACGGTTCAACCCCGCGGTGCGGTCGGTGCGGGAGTTCGCCGGACCGGTGTGTCAGGTGACGGGAATGCGGCACTCGCCATTCGTGTCCCGCATCCCGACCGGTGTGGCCACCGATCTGCTCATCCACGACCTGGACCTCGCGATCGGGTTCGCCGGTTGCGAGCCGGTCCAGACCCGTGCCGAGTTCGGGTACTTCCATCCCGCGTCGATCGAGAACCGTGCCGAGGACTGCGCCGACGCGGTCCTGCGGTTCGAGACCGGCGCCGTCGCCAGCATGTCCGCGAGCCGGCTCAGTCAACGCAAGATCCGGCAGCTGTCGCTGCTCGAGCCCGAACGGCTGATCGAGATCGACCTGCTGCGCCGCGACATCACCATCTACCGGCATGTCGACGAGGAGATCACCGCGGACGGGGCCGGCTACCACCAGCAGACGATCATCGAGATCCCCACCGTCCGGTTCGGCGAGGAGCCGCTGGCCGCGCAGCTCGCGCACTTCGTCGACCTGCTCGGCGGTACCGGAGACGTTGCGGCCGAGCGGCGTTCGATCCTGCCGCCGCACCGGGCGGTGCACGAGGCCACGGTGTCGGCGCTGTCGGCCGTCGGTTGA